In Muribaculum gordoncarteri, the genomic window AATGTAAGTCATTTAATGCCGGCTACAACCGATTCGATTACTTGGGGAAAGTGAGTTTTCTCAAGTGAATGTATTTTGTCTTCTATCGATTCGGGAGTGTCGTCGGCTGTCAGCTTGACGGTGGCTTGGAATATTATTTCTCCCTTATCATACTCCTCGTTGACATAGTGTATTGTTATGCCGGTTTCCGGTTCTCGTGCAGCATACACCGCTTCGTGAACGTGACGGCCATACATTCCCTTGCCGCCATATTTGGGCAGTAGCGATGGATGCACGTTTATTATCCTGTCGGGGTAGGCTTGTATAAGGAAATCAGGAAGCATCATCATGAATCCGGCAAGGATTATGTGGCTTATTCCATATTGGCGCAGTGTATTGAGCATTGTGTCGCGATCGTTTATTTCAGCTCTTGTCATCATGGCCACGGGGATGTCGTGATTTTCTCCCCGCTGTATCACCTTTGCCTGAGGGCGGTTGCATACTATCAGGCTCACTTTGACAGGTGCGTGACCGTCACTGAAATGCCGTATTATATTTTCGGCATTTGAACCATTGCCTGATGCAAATATGGCGATGTTGTATATGGTGGATTGCGTCATAGCGTAAAGGTAATAAAAAATCCCGACTATGACAAGCCGGGATTTCAATGTTATAGTGTTGTGACGATTAACCGTATTGTATTGTTCCGTCGGGATTGCGATACAGGTCGAAGCTCTTCTCATACTGGTCCATGGCGCGAAGGCTCATACCCATGCTTGAGAATCCGCCGTCATGATAGAGATTCTGCATCGTTACCTTGCGGGTCAGGTCGCTGAACATTACAATGCAATAGTCGGCGCACTCATCGGCGTTTGCATTGCCGAGTGGCGACATGCGGTTGGCGAAGTCCATAAGCGATTCCATGCCTTTTACGCCGCTTCCGGCTGTGGTGACAGTGGGTGACTGCGATATAGTATTGATGCGCACGTGCTTCTCTCGACCGTATATGTAGCCGAAGCTGCGGGCTATTGATTCGAGAAGAGCCTTTGCATCGGCCATGTCGTTGTAGCCGAACATAGTGCGTTGTGCTGCGATGTACGACAGTGCGAGTATGCTTCCGTAATCGCTTATTGCATCGAGCTTCTTAGCAACCTGAATCATCTTGTGGAACGACACTGCCGAAATGTCGAGTGTCTTGTTCAGCAAATCGTAATCAAGGTCGTCATACAGGCGTTTTTTGCGCACATTGGGCGACATGCCTATTGAGTGAAGTACGAAGTCTATTTTACCTCCCAGAATCTCCATCGACTTGGTAAATACCATTTCGAGGTCTTCGATGTTGGTGGCGTCGGCAGGAATTACTTCAGCGTTTAGTTTCTCGCCGAGTTTGCTCACGTCACCCATTCTTACAGCAACGGGGGTGTTTGACAGAGTGATGACAGCGCCTTCTTCAACAGCCTTCTCGGCGACTTTCCAGGCGATACTCATGTCGTTAAGCGCTCCGAATATAATACCGCGCTTACCTTTCAATAAGTTATAACTCATTAGAATCTATAAATTGTGATTTATGCCTGCAAAGTTAGCTATTTTTTCCGAAATATATAGACATTCAGGGCCGTTACATAGCATTATTGGCGTTATTTGGCCTTTTTTAGCTTGAATCCGGCCTGCAATCCGTCGTAGCTTTGGAGCATTGAGTTGATGCTGTTTAGTGTCGAGTTGCCCGAGAATGACGCAAGTCGGTCGACAATTGTCATCAGTTTTGAAATGTCGAATGTCAATGTCAACTGG contains:
- a CDS encoding enoyl-ACP reductase FabI codes for the protein MSYNLLKGKRGIIFGALNDMSIAWKVAEKAVEEGAVITLSNTPVAVRMGDVSKLGEKLNAEVIPADATNIEDLEMVFTKSMEILGGKIDFVLHSIGMSPNVRKKRLYDDLDYDLLNKTLDISAVSFHKMIQVAKKLDAISDYGSILALSYIAAQRTMFGYNDMADAKALLESIARSFGYIYGREKHVRINTISQSPTVTTAGSGVKGMESLMDFANRMSPLGNANADECADYCIVMFSDLTRKVTMQNLYHDGGFSSMGMSLRAMDQYEKSFDLYRNPDGTIQYG
- the purN gene encoding phosphoribosylglycinamide formyltransferase; the encoded protein is MTQSTIYNIAIFASGNGSNAENIIRHFSDGHAPVKVSLIVCNRPQAKVIQRGENHDIPVAMMTRAEINDRDTMLNTLRQYGISHIILAGFMMMLPDFLIQAYPDRIINVHPSLLPKYGGKGMYGRHVHEAVYAAREPETGITIHYVNEEYDKGEIIFQATVKLTADDTPESIEDKIHSLEKTHFPQVIESVVAGIK